Genomic window (Mycoplasmopsis citelli):
CTTCAATATATTTGTCTTGAATTTTAGGAATTCTATTTTTATTATCAACAAAAATTCAATTTCATCTTTGATAGTATTTTAATCAGTTTTTAATATAATCATCATTAATAAAAATTAATTGGAAATTTGCACTATAGTATTTGTCAGGTTCTAGTGAAAATTTGTTATTTTTGTCTATTCCTCATTGGAAATCAACATATTCTTCATAATGATTTTGATAGTAATACAAGAGTTTTTGTAACCTTTCTAAAGGTCGAAGATAGTAAGGATATTGTTCATATAACTTAATTTGCTCTTGTAATTTATAAATATAAAATTCTTGCATTTTTTTCAAAAATTCTTTAGAAGAACTATCCATTTTTGAGTCTTTAACAAAAATTAATGCTTTGCTAAATATTTCTTTTTGTTTTTGTTTATCAATATATGATGTTATTAATTCGATTGTATCTTTAAATTTTTTCTTCCAAAAATCATATTTTAGAAAGAAACTCAAAAAGTTTTTAGATAAATTTCAATAATCATCATATTTCGCTTGATTAATTTGATTGATAGTATCATTGATAAAAGATGAAAAATTTTTTGAAATTGGAAATTCTTTAAAATCTAGAATGAGTTTTTGGAGTTTAAATTTTAATTCATTTAATTCTTTTTGTTGTCAGTTAAATAATTTTAATTTAAAAGATTCATTTTTAGGGGGTTTAGATGGTTTTGCTTTTTCATTTTCTAAGATGTATATATTTGATTTTTGAGGAAAAAAGGAAATATCGCTTTTCTTAAAATAAAAAAGACTTTGAGGTAAAAAAACAAAAGTTGTGGTTGCTAGTGTGGTTGCTAAAAGTAGTGTGAATTTGACACTTTTTAATGTAATAAAATTAAGAAATCTCATATTTTTAAAATATAACACTAATTATAATAATAATATAAATTTATTTGTTTTTAATAATTTAATAATTTTTTCCAATCCAATTTGCTCAATTCCTACAATTATAGTTTTGGTTTTTCACCCTAGTAAAGGATCATTTACTGTAGATTTATTTTTATGATAATCTGATATAACATTTGTAAATTCAATTTGGTTTTTATCTTTAGAAACTGCTTTAGTAATTAAATATTCTAACTGAATTTGGGAATTATCATAATTATTTTCTTTGTGATTTTCTGTATATCAGGTTTGATTTTTTATTTAAAAACATATCTTTAGTTAAGTTTAAGTCAAAATATTTTAATTGGTTTGATTCCACAGATTCAGTCGTATCAATATATCAATACCTTAATGGTCTCAATTGATAATTACTTTGATTTTATTCAAAACAACATTATTTGGTTTTTTCATAATTAATATCAGTAAAATATTTGCCTCAATTTTGTTTATCATTATCTGGAACAGAGTATCTGATTGAAGATGCATTTATATTGTGGTTTTTTGTGTAATTTAAAAAAGTGCAAGTGGTGCAGTTATCGGAGTGACAATTGTTCAAAGTGTATTCGGATCAAATTCATTGATTTTTCGGTTATAAATTGTAGAATTAAAAAATTGCGTTTTTGTAAATAATTGAATTTAAGATTATGTTTTTATACTTTGTGTAATTTTTATCATTATATGCTTTGTTAAAAGAAAATAACCAATACATTTAATTGTATGATATGAACCCCTAAAGTTGGACAATAAAATCCAAAATTAAGGGGTTCATTTTTATGAAACTAAGTTACGAAGACAAAATCAAAATATATCAATTACGTAAAAAAGGATTTACTGAAAAATCTTTAACAATAAAATTTAGAGTAAATCGTGCAATTATAAAATATATTGTCGCACTGATAAATCGTCACGGAATTGAAATTGTTAAAAAGACTAAAAATCAATATTATTCTCCACAAATAAAATTAGAAATGATTAATCAAGTTCTTCTTAAAGGACATTCTACAAGAGAAATTTCACTTCAATATGGATTACCTAATTGAGGGATTCTTTCAAATTGAATTATTCAATACAAGAAAAATGGGTATACTATTGTTGAAAAGAAAAAAAGGAAGGCCATCAAAAATGGGACGTAAACCAAAGAAAACTTGAGAAAAATTAACACCACTTGAAAAAGCTAAACAAGAGATTGAATATCTTAGAACTGAGGTGATTTTCCTAAAAAAGTTAAAAGGGATCCCGTTGGATCAAAAAGACTTACAGAATATAAAAGCCAAAAAGTTAAAGAAATGGTCGACGAAGGATTCTCATTAAAAATTTTATTAAAAATTGCTCAACTATCACGTTCAACTTATTATTATCATCTTAAAAAAATCAATTCAGCTGATAAAAATAAAAATTTTAAAGACGAAATTATATCTATATATAATGAACATAGAGGCAGTTATGGATATCGTCGTATTACTTTAGAACTCAAAAATCGTGGATATTTGGTAAATCATAAAAAAGTAAAAAGACTTATGAATTTGCTAAATTTAATTGGCGGAAATCGTAAGCGTAAAAAATATAAATCATACAAAGGCGAAGTGGGCAAAAAAGCTCCAAACCTTATTAATCGAGATTTTTATTCTAAAAAACCATTGCAAAAATGTTACACTGACATTACTGAATTTGCTTTACCTAGTCATTCTCAAAAACTTTATTTGTCAGCTATTTTAGATGGTTATAATAGCGAAATTATCAGTTTTACTATATCTCGCTCCCCAAATTTATTGCAAGTTGAAAAAATGCTTAAAAAGGCTTTCACAAAAGCTAAATATAGTGGAACAATTTTACACAGTGATCAAGGTTGACAATATCAACATAATAGTTATCACAAATTTTTAAATTCTAAAGAGATAAAAGCTTCAATGTCCCGAAAAGGTAATAGTCCAGATAATGGGATGATGGAATCATTTTTTGGAGTTTTAAAAACAGAAATGTTTTATGGCAAGGAACATACTTTTAAATCGCTTGAACAATTAGAAAAAGCTATTATCAATTACATTGATTACTACAATAACAAAAGAATTAAAGTTAGATTAAAAGGACTTAGCCCTGTCCAATACAGAACTAAGTTCCTTCAATAATTTTTTGTCTAACTTTTGGGGTTCATATCAGTATTGGTTATTTTTGCTATTTAATTTTAAATATTATCGGGAAGATCTTTATATTCGTATTCTTTAGGGTTTTTGAAAAACATTATAGTACTTTGATATGAAGAAACACTTAATTTAAAATTATTCATTCATTCTGAATTACGTTCTAAGAATAAATCGCCACTATCGTCAAGCTCAAATGCCTTCGGTTTTCTTTTAGAACTATAATTTTCAGGCAAATCTCAATTAGTTAAATCAATCGCTTTTCATCTTCCATCAACAAAAACTTCATTTCAAGCGTGAGATCCATCTGCGATTGTTGCTATATCAGAACCAAAGTATGGACCACCTAAAATTCTTACTGGAATATTTAAAATTGTTAATGCAGCTGCTAAATTCATTGAATATCCAACACACTGAATTTCTGGGTTGTTTGTGAAAATTTGAGTCGAATTAGCAAAACCGTAACCATTGTAATTAAAATCTTTATCTCTAGGAGATAAATAAATAGAATTAGTAGCAATATAATAAGCTACTGCCTTTATTTTGGTTTTGGTATCTCAATTTTTATTAATAATTTTAGGTAGAACTTCTTTTCAATGATTAAATCATTTTTTGTATTCGGGAATTGGGTTTTTTCAAATCTCTTTCCTTTTCTTTCTGGCTTCTTCTTTTTTCAAACTAAATGTGTAATCTACTATATAACCATTTTCTGTTATTCTTCTTTGAGTTGGATTAACTAAATATTCTTTAACATTAGAATAAAGAGCATCTGAAAATAAATTTGGATGTTTTCACAATAAATTATTATATACATTAAAATCGGAAAACAATCATATTAAATCAGAGTCCGGAATTATATCTGTGTTTTGGTATTTTAAAAATTTTTCAAAGTTAAAATTTTTTATGTTTTGATAATCTCTAAGACGATATTTTTTATTATTAATATTTATTTTATAAGGATTGACGTAATCATAGGTACCTCAAGGTTGAAAGTTGTTATATTTTTGTTTTGAGTATAGTTGATTGATTTCAAAAACTGTTTTTTCGGGTATTTTATTATATTTTTTATCTTTATTATTATCGAATTGTTCAACATCATTAGCTTTTACTTCTTCAGGGTGTTGTGGATTTATATTTCAAAGCTCTTGATATTTATCTGGGGCAAAGTTAATTTGTCTTTTTATATAATCACTAATTATTTTATTATTTTTAAATTTTGGATCTATTTGTAAAGCTTTGATATTTTTATCTTCAATTTTAGGAATTTGGTCTTCTGGTTTTACAAAAACTCAATTTCATCTTTGATAGT
Coding sequences:
- a CDS encoding transglutaminase-like domain-containing protein, yielding MKFFNFLTLKNVKFTLLLASIPVTTSFVYSCQSLIPYKKNSVQEKLVTSNQPGPELVSENVPINSRIKDENPKLQIKKIDLNQYKTKLSDSNREELLEIKLSLQKIVLDFKNFPISEDFLSFVNDNIKKIEQAKYDDDYWNIKRTQWIYFFNNYKSWKEEFKYTKDLITSDNDKQIQNEILIRALSFIKEGNIDKITEFFLLKPKEFYIYKLKQQIKLYEQHPYYLQPLERLKKLLYYYQNHYEEYVDFQWGIDKNNKFSLEPSKYYSGNYQLVQINDEYIKNWLKYYQRWNWVFVKPEDQIPKIEDKNIKALQIDPKFKNNKIISDYIKRQINFAPDKYQELWNINPQHPEEVKANDVEQFDNNKDKKYNKIPEKTVFEINQLYSKQKYNNFQPWGTYDYVNPYKININNKKYRLRDYQNIKNFNFEKFLKYQNTDIIPDSDLIWLFSDFNVYNNLLWKHPNLFSDALYSNVKEYLVNPTQRRITENGYIVDYTFSLKKEEARKKRKEIWKNPIPEYKKWFNHWKEVLPKIINKNWDTKTKIKAVAYYIATNSIYLSPRDKDFNYNGYGFANSTQIFTNNPEIQCVGYSMNLAAALTILNIPVRILGGPYFGSDIATIADGSHAWNEVFVDGRWKAIDLTNWDLPENYSSKRKPKAFELDDSGDLFLERNSEWMNNFKLSVSSYQSTIMFFKNPKEYEYKDLPDNI